The sequence AGGTATGCAATTTGACAGGGGTTACCTATCTCCATATATGGTAACAGATACTGAAAAGATGGAAGCAGCTATAGATGATGCATATATTTTAATCACTGATAAGAAGATTGGAAACATACAAGAAATATTACCAGTATTAGAACAAATAGTTCAAGCAGGTAAGAAACTTGTTATAATAGCTGAAGATGTTGAAGGTGAAGCTTTAGCAACACTTGTAGTTAATAAATTAAGAGGAACATTTACTTGCGTTGCAATCAAAGCACCAGGTTTCGGTGATAGAAGAAAAGAAATGCTTCAAGATATTGCAATACTTACAGGTGGTACAGTAATTTCTGAAGAATTAGGAAATGACTTAAAAGAAGCTACAATTGATATGTTAGGTAGAGCAGAAAGCGTTAAGATTACAAAGGAAAACACTACAATAGTAAATGGTAAGGGTGACAAGAACGAAATTCACAACAGAGTTCACCAAATAAAAACTCAAATAGAAGAAACCACTTCAGAATTTGATAAAGAAAAATTACAAGAAAGACTAGCAAAACTTGCTGGTGGAGTTGCAGTAGTAAAAGTCGGAGCAGCTACAGAAACAGAACTTAAAGAAAGAAAGCTTAGAATAGAAGATGCTCTTGCAGCTACAAAGGCAGCAGTTGAGGAAGGAATCGTTCCAGGTGGTGGAACAGCATATGTTAATGTAATTAACGAAGTTGCAAAATTAACTTCTGATGTGGCAGATGAACAAGTTGGTATAAACATAATAGTAAGAGCTTTAGAAGAACCAATGAGACAAATTGCTACAAATGCAGGAGATGAAGGTTCGGTTATAATAGAAAAAGTTAAGAACAGCGAAGTTGGAGTTGGATATGATGCTTTACATGGAGAATATATAAATATGATTAAAGCTGGTATTGTGGACCCAACTAAGGTTACAAGATCAGCACTACAAAATGCATCATCTGTAGCTTCAACATTCTTAACAACAGAATCAGCAGTTGCTGATATACCAGAAAAGAATCCACAACCTATGCCAGGTGCACCAGGCATGGGGATGGACGGAATGTACTAAAAATAATATATTTCTTATTAAGGCTAGAAGAGAAGTTAATTCTTTTCTAGCCTTTTAATATGATAAAATGTAATTATTATTTGGTATATTTTCATTTCGTAAAAAATAGAATAATAAAGAGGAGAATAGAAACATATGATAGAATATATTCTATAAAACATTAGAGAAGAGAGAGAGGAGTAATTATGGAATTTTTTTTGATATTTGTTATTGGAATAGTTATAGGAAGTTTTTTAAATGTATGTATTTATAGAATACCCAATGAAGAATCTATTGCATATCCACCATCTCACTGTGGTAATTGTAACAGTCAGCTGAAACCTTTAGATTTAATACCTATATTTAGCTATATTTTTTTACGAGGGAGATGCAGATATTGTAAATTAAAAATATCTATACAGTATCCAATCATAGAGTTATTAAATGGAGTAGTTTATGTATTGTTATATTTAAAGTTAGGACTAACTATAGAATTTGTAAAGCTATGCGTTTTAGTTTCTTTATTAATTGTGATAGGGATTATAGATTATAAAACTAAATTTGTATATAGAAATACAGTGATATTTGGAATGGTCATGGGAGTGATATTTATTTCTATTTCTTCAATAATGTATAAACAAAATTTTTATAATTACTTATTGGGAGCTATAATAGGCTTTGGAGTAATATTTTTAATAGTAATTCTCACCAGAGGCATGGGGGAAGGAGATATTGAGATAGCATTAATTTGTGGCCTATTTTTAGGTGTACAAAATATAATTGTTACTTTATTTCTGGCATTTGTAATTGGAGGAATTGTAGGGATAATAATTTTATTGTTAAAGCTTAAAGGAAAAAAAGAAGAGATAGCTTTTGGTCCATATTTAGCTATAGGAGCATTAATTGCAATGTTATTCGGAAATAAAATAATTAACTTATATTTGAATATGTTTTAGAATATGTAAATGAGATTTTTAATGTTTAATATAATTAAAGTAAAATTGAAATTTAATTGAAAAAAATAAGCAAATATAGTATATTTGTAATTATAAAATTAGATGGTTATTGAGGACTGTGAATCTATTGTTATGTAAAAGAGAGGTATACTAATGGCTAATGAAAGAAAGAGATTAGGAGATATACTTGTTAACGATGGAAAGATAACCAATTTTCAACTCAGACAAGCTCTTGATTGGCAAAAGACATCTGGCGGTAAGTTAGGAGAAATCTTAGTTGAGCAAAAAATTGTAACTGAAGATGAAATTATAGATTCTGTCGAAAAACAAACAGGGATAAGAAAAGTTGATTTAAACATTATAAATTTTGATAGAAAGGCAATGAGTCTTATACAACAAAATTTATGTAGAAAATATATGTTAATTCCTTTTGGATTTAATAATAATAAAATAAAGGTAGCTATGTCAGATCCGCTTAACATTTTTGCTATAGATGATGTTGCTATAGCTACAGGATTTGAGATTGAAATATATATATCAAGGAAAAGTGACATAAAAAAGTTTATTGAAGTTTATTATACAAGTGAGCAAGTTTCAGAAGCTGCAAAGTTACTTTCACAGGAAAGTATAGAGGCAAACAGTATAAAGACTAATGTTGAAGAAATAGATGAAGTTAAAAATGCTCCAGTTGTAAAGATGGTAGATTATCTATTTAAGAACTCTGTAGAAATGAAGGCTTCAGATATTCATATTGAACCCTTTGAACATGAGATAAAAATTAGATATAGAATAGACGGAAGATTACAAACAATAAATACGCTTGGCATAGAGAGTTTAGCTCCTTTGGTAACTAGAATAAAGATACTTGCAGGATTAAATATAGCTGAAAAAAGAATACCTCAAGATGGAAGGATAATAACAACTGTTGGTTCAAATGATGTGGATCTAAGAGTTTCTATATTACCAGTTGTAAATGGGGAAAAAATAGTTATAAGAATTTTAAATAGAAGCAGCTATAGAGTTGGAAAAGAAAGACTAGGGATGAACCAAGATAACTTAGAAAAGTTAGATAGAATTATAAAACAGCCACATGGAATAGTTTTAGTTACAGGACCAACAGGAAGTGGTAAATCCACTACTTTATATACAATATTAAATGAATTGAACTCAAATGATGTAAATATAATTACTGTAGAAGATCCCGTAGAATACACTTTAAATGGAATAAATCAGGTTAATGTCAACGTAAAGGCAGGTTTAACTTTTGCAAGTGGACTTAGAAGTATATTAAGACAAGATCCAGATATTGTAATGATAGGTGAGATTAGAGATAATGAAACTGCTGAAATTGCTATAAAAGCAGCTATAACTGGACACTTAGTTTTGAGTACTTTACATACTAATGATGCACCATCTTCTATAATTAGACTTATTGATATGGGGATACAGCCATATTTGGTTTCAACTTCTATAGTAGGGGTTATTGCTCAAAGATTGGTCAGAAGGGTTTGTGAAAAATGCAAAAAACCATATTTGGCTAATGAATATGAAAAGAGAATATTAGGAATTGAAGATGAAAAAGTAACATTGTATAAAGGCCAAGGCTGTGGATATTGCAACAATACAGGATACTCAGGCAGAATTGGTGTATATGAAATAATGGAAATAACGAGAGAACATAGAGAGGCTATTAATTCTAAAAATAGCTTGGATGAACTTAGAGATATTTCTATTAAGCATGGAATGAAAACCTTAGGTGAAGAATGTAAACAGTTGGTATTAGATGGTGTTACAACTGTGGAGGAGTTAGCTACAGTAACTTTGTTAAAGGAACTATAAAGGGTGGGATGAGCTATGTCAAAATTTAAATATAGAGCCATGACTTCAGAGGGAAATAAAATAGAAGGCATATATGAAGGACAATCTCAGAATGACGTTTTATCCATGATTTCATCCAATGGGTATTATCCACTTATGATTGAGGAAATTAAGGAAAATGGTAATATTCAATTCAAAATAAATAAAAAAGTAAAGACCAAGCATATAGCAATATTTTGCAGGCAGTTCTATACAATGTTAAATGCAGGGCTGCCGCTTACAAACTGTTTGAATGTTTTAGCTAATCAAGTTGAACATCCAAGACTTAGAGAGGCTGTAGGTGAGATTGAAGAAGAGGTGAAAAAGGGAAATTCTTTGTCTAGCTCAATGAAGAAATATAAAGATGTATTCCCAGATCTTTTGGTTAACCTTGTTGAAGCAGGAGAGGTTAGTGGTAACTTAGATACAATTTTGTTAAGAATGGCTAATCATTATGAAAAAGAGAATAAAGTAAATAACAAGGTAAAAGGGGCAATGATTTATCCTATAGTATTAAGTGTCGTTGCTATAAGCGTTCTAATATTTATTTTAACATATGTAATGCCAACTTTTATGAATTTATTCAATCAAACTGGTACAAAGTTACCGTGGAATACAAGGTTTTTAATGTGGCTAAGTAATGCACTTTCCAATCATTTTATTTTATGTGCAGTAGTAGTATTAGCAGCAGTTTTAGGTATTAAGTATTATTGTAAAACAGATAATGGAACTCTTTTTATGAGCAAGTTAAAATTGAAATTGCCTATAATAAAGAAGCTTAATCAAAAGATTATAGTGTCAAGATTTACAAGAACTCTTTCAACCTTACTAGCAAGTGGAATCACTTTGGTACAAGCACTTCAAATTGTTTCAACGGTAGTTGGTAATAAGATAGCAGAGAATTCATTGTTAAATATAAAAGAAAAGGTAGTTAGAGGAGAAGGCTTATATTCAAGTATTAAAGCAGAAAGTATTTTCCCGGAAATGTTATCATCTATGGTTAAGATAGGAGAAGAAACTGGATCATTAGATGATATTTTAAATAAAACAGCAGATTTCTACGATGAAGAAGTAGAAACAACCATACAATCTACAGTGGCTTTATTGGAACCAATATTAATAGTGGTGATGGGGCTTGTCATAGGATTTATAATTCTTTCAATTATGCTTCCTATGTATGACAGCTATACACAAATATAAAAACAAATTATAGGAGGGATCATTCCATGAAACAACTACTAAAAACCAAACGAAAGAGAAAAGGCTTTACCCTAATAGAATTAATCATCGTTATTGCAATTATTGCAATATTAGTAGCAGTAGCTATACCAAAATTCAGTGAAATCAGAAAGAATGCCAACGCTAGTGCAGATTTGGCTACAGCAAAAACAATACACTCATTAATTGCTGCTGAAACTACTGCTTCATCAGGAGCAGTTGCTGACACAGCATCAAATGTTGCCGTTCCAGATAGTATTTTAAACAAGTTGGATGGAGCTAAAAAACCTAAGGGAGGGACTGCATTTACGTATACTATGTCTAATGGAGATATAAAAATATATATAGATAATGCAAGTGTTCCTGTATATCCAAACTAATATAAACACATATTAATTACTTAAAGTGTAAAGTCATAATGACTTTACACTTTACTTAAATTCAGCCAAAATAGATTTATAAGTTATTAAAATTCTTAAGTGAGGGGAGTTATAGATTATATGGAAAAGAAGAATGAAACCCAAGCTAAAAGCATATTGCAGATGGACGTTAAAGATATAGTTGGAAAATTTTCTACCATAAAAAAGAAGAAGAAAAAGAGCAGTAAGCCTAAGTTTGAGATGAAGAAAACAGTTGTAGCTTTTGATATAGGCACTAGTAGCATAAAGATTGCAGTGGGAAGCTATTATAAAAATAAATTATCAATAGATAAGTTGTTTGAAACTGCAACCCCTGATGGGTCTATTGAGGATGGAAAGATAACAAATTCTAGTGCTTTGATGGCTGCTTTAAACTATACCTTAATGGATAATGGGATAAGAGTAAAAGATGTAATTTGCACTACCAACTCTTCCTCAATCATAAATAGAGAGTTGATTATTCCAAAAGTAGAAGAAGATGAATTAGCAACAGTTGTAAAATATGAAATTCAGCAATATCTACCAATAAACTTGAATGATTATATACTTCAAACGAGCGTACTTGAAGAAATAGAAGAAAATAATCAAAAGAAACTTAGTGTTCGTGCAATTTCATATCCCGAAAGAACCGCAAATGCATATTATGAACTAGTTAATGGTTTGGGATTGAGACCGTATGCTTTAGATGTAAATTATAACTCTCTAAATAAATTAATAAATAACATTGGTATAAATCAGATTTTTCCATATAGTGAGGATGGTTCCTTGGCTTTTATAGATATGGGGGTAAAGTCCATTGATATAAACATATATAATCGTAAAGGAATTTTAGATTTTACAAGAATAATAAGAACAGGTGGTGCAGATATTGATGATGCACTGATACAAAGAAAGCATAGTACAAGAAAAACATTGGAGCAGGACAAGAAAGAAAAAATACATTTGAATTTTACAGAAACTGATAAGTTCAGTGATTGTGTGAAAGATGTAGCTGATGAATGGATTGAAAAAATAGAAAAAGTTATTCAATTTTATAAAAATAAAAGTTTTGAAAATGAAATTTCTAATATAATTTTGTATGGTGGATCAAGTAACTTGAACGGGTTGCCTAAATATATGGCAGAGAAATTGGGAATCAAAACAATGAAAATAAGTACTTTACCTAATGTAACCATTAAACCTAAGGATATAGATATAGCTAAATATATAAATGTAATTGGATCTATTATAAGACTGTAGGAGGAAATGAAAAGATGAGAGATATTAATTTTTTTAGTCCTTATCAAGGCAAGAAGAAAGAAAACATAAATACGCAGATATATATTTATGGTGCCGCAGTTGTAATAGGTTTATTTATATTAGTTACATTGTGTGTAAACTCTTATAAGATGATTTATTATAAGACATCTATAGCAAAATATGAGGCTAAATTAACAGACTCTGACACTAAGAAGAAACTTGATGAAGCTAAGGTAGTAAATAAAAAGTTAGAAATATTAAATAAATATGAACATGGAATTGCAGATATAAGCAAAAATATGAATTCTAGAGATATAGTTACAACTAAATTATTAAATTCTATAAGTGCAACTTTACCTAGTGATGTTTATTTTAAGAGTATAGATGTTACCACTAGTGCTATAAATATTAAAGCAATGTCAAAAAGCAGAAAAGCCATTGGAGAGATTGAGCACAATTTAAAGAATTTAAGTAATATACAAGATGTATATATAGGAGCCATATCTGGAGATGGTGCTTTAGATGGTGAGTATTCCTTTGATATAAAATGTGTGTTAAAGGAGGTAAAATAGATATGAAAATTAGCAAGAAGGATAAACTTTTACTGTACATTTTAGCGATTGTAGTTGTAGGATTTGCATATTATGAGATTATATATAAACTTCAAACAAAATGGGTTCAGGAATTAAAGAGCATAAATGCTACTAAGGAAGCAGAGTACGATGTGGCTATGCAAACTATTGGTTCTTTACAAAGAAAAAAGAGTGATATGAAAATATTGGATGCAAAGATAGATGATAAAACTTCTAGATTATATCCTAAATTAGTGCAAGAAAAAATTATTCTAGATTTAGACAAGCTTTTGAAGGATAGTGAAATTCAAAGTAGTATAAATTTTAATCCTATAGTAGTGCAAGGAATAGATGGGGTGAAAATAGACTCAACCCAATTGGGAGACAGTACTTTTGATCCTATCACTAAAGAATATAAATCAATGACTAATTCTAATAAACAAAATACTTCATCTCAACAGAATGATAATAATTCAAGTAATGCTCAAAAGACTACTGAAACTGTACAACAGTTTAAAGTAACTTTGTCATTCTCATCATCTTATAAGGATTTAAAAAAATTTTTAGATAATGTTAGTAATTTTCAAAGAAGAATAGTAGTTAATACTTTATCTTTAACTCAAAAGAGCATAGATGAAGTGGCAGGTACTATGACATTAGAATTTTATTCTGTACCCAAGATAGATGATAGTGATAATAACTATTTATCATGGGCACTAAGTGGAGTTTATGGAAAGGACATACCATTTAATTCTGATTCTACAACAAGCTCTATGCAGGCAATAGCAAGTTCAGATGAGACAAATAAAAATCAAAATGATTTTGTAATATCTGCGAAGTCTAATAAATCAGATTTACCAGCAGTAATGGTTGGAAAGTCTAATGACAATTCAAGATTAACTTATGTTTATGCAGATAGTAATAATGAGGAACTTGTTGAATTTACAATAAGTCAAAAAGATAATAAATATTATTATAAATATAGGGTTGGAAGTAATGCTTATCCAGCAGATTTAAATTCTTTAGGACAAGAATTTACGCCTAATTCTGGAAATATAACTATTCAAGTTTCAAGTGAGAAAAGAGTAGATTTAGATGATAAATCAGGAGCAAAGATTAAGTTAATAAATAATACAGATAAATTAGTGAATGTAGAAGTTAGTGGAGATGATAGCAGCAGTCCTAGGATAAAGGTTGCTGGTGAAGGTAATAAAATTAATGTTAACCAAAAGTAGGTGATTACTATGAGTGAAAAAAAGAAAGGCTTTACTTTGATTGAACTTATAATAAGTATAGCACTAATTGGAATATTATTAGTTCCAGTATCATCTATGGTATTAACTACAGTGAGAACCAACAAAAGAGCAGAAGTAAAGCAAAAAGCTACATTAGTTGGACAAAAAGTTTTAGAGCAGCTTAGAGCAGTAAATATAGCTAAGCAGGGGACTAGCTTTAATTTTACAGGGATAACTTTTGATAATAATGTAGCAAATAATGTTTTTGTATTAAATAACGTAGACAGTTATAAGGTAACTGTTACATTAAATGTTAAGAATACTTTAGAAAGTGCTAATACTGAAGAGGTTAAATATGATGGTAAGTATAGTATTGGGGTTAGAAACGAACAACCTACTATAATATCACAAAATTCTAGTAATCCTGCAGATGTAAAAGAGGTTCCTGATAACAAGATAATAATTAAAGTACAGAAAAGTGGAAATGACAGAATTGTGGATATAAATAATGGTGAAATAAATGAAACTGTTACAACTAAAGATGCTTCAGGAAATCCTAGTAGTGATCCAAATGACAAAAAAGATTTAAATTTAGCACTAAATTTTAGTAAGTATATTTTAACTAATCAATCACAATATGCAGCCAATCCTGTATATGTTAATGTATATAATCAAGATGATAAATATGTAAATCTTTGTTTACAAAAAACAGATAATATAATTGTAAATGTGAATCAATATGTCAATCCAATTAACATTTATAACAATCGTCCTGAAGATCCTAATGCCGCTAAGATTGGAGATATGTATGACATAATGGTGGAGGTGACAAAGGATAATTCAAGTTTGTTTGTTGGTCATGCTGTTAAGAATATCAAATAGAGATAATTATATTTGAAAGGGCGGTGATTACATGAGAAAGAAAAGGAAAGGCTCAAGTTTAATTGTGGTAGTAATTATTTTTGGCATGCTAATTGTTTTTGGTACAGCTATGATTTCAATGACTACAGGGGAATTTAAATTAAGAACTAATGAGAACAGAAGATTAGAAAATTTATATAGCTCAGAATCAGGCTTAGATATAGCTTCTAATATAATAGCTAAAACTTTTGATGCAGCAGTAAAATATGGCGATAAGGCTGCTAAAGATTTTAAATTAGCTCATGCTCAAGATGCAACTGACGCAAACATAAATAATACATTTCAAACTGCATTTAAAACATTTATAGGGCCAGTAAATCCTATTGACACCTCTTTTACTATAAGATGTAAGGATGAACTTAGAAGAGCTATTGCAAATATGCAATACATTAGTAAGATACAACCAGATGGAGCTGGTGGTTTTGCAATTGAAGATACTTCAGTTAATCTTCCAAGTAATAAACCAACTTTAACAATAGATCCTGATAGTGGAATTACTCTTAGTGCAGATGGAAAAAACTACAGTATAAAAATATTATCCAAATTTAAAAATCAAAGTTCTACAGGTGAGAATGAGAGAACTATACAAGAAAGTTTTAAACTTACAATTCCATCATATGGTGACGTTGTCTATTATCAAAAAAATACTGCTATAGGAAAATATGCTGTTCTTCAAAAAGCAATTAATGTTGATGGCAATATGTCAGTAAATATAGGAGTGAGTGCTCAAGCTAATGTTAATGGGAATATACTTGTTAAAGGTAATGGTCAAGATAATCTCACTTCTAAAAATAAATATAATGGTGGAATAACAATAAAACAATCTAAGGCCGTGTTTAATGGAGAAGTTTCAACATCTAATACCTTTAATATTGATAATAATACTAATGCTAATATTAATGGAAATTTATATGCAGGGAATGTATATGCTGGTAATGCTGATGATACTTCAGCTACAATTAATAATAACGCATCAGACCAGTCGTCATTAACAATAACACAACAGATGGTTGTAGATAATGATTTGGCTATAAAAGCTAATAATACGGTAATATCTATGAATGATTTTTATGGTATAAATGATAAAAATGTAAAAACAAGCACTTCAACTGCTAAAGCAAGAACTTCTAGCAGCATCATTGTGAACGGAAATCAAAATTCAAGTGTTACAGTTAAGCAGAATGCTTATATAATGGGAGTTGCATATATTGATACTGACAATGGTAATGGTG comes from Clostridium sp. TW13 and encodes:
- a CDS encoding PilN domain-containing protein, producing MRDINFFSPYQGKKKENINTQIYIYGAAVVIGLFILVTLCVNSYKMIYYKTSIAKYEAKLTDSDTKKKLDEAKVVNKKLEILNKYEHGIADISKNMNSRDIVTTKLLNSISATLPSDVYFKSIDVTTSAINIKAMSKSRKAIGEIEHNLKNLSNIQDVYIGAISGDGALDGEYSFDIKCVLKEVK
- a CDS encoding type II secretion system F family protein, producing MSKFKYRAMTSEGNKIEGIYEGQSQNDVLSMISSNGYYPLMIEEIKENGNIQFKINKKVKTKHIAIFCRQFYTMLNAGLPLTNCLNVLANQVEHPRLREAVGEIEEEVKKGNSLSSSMKKYKDVFPDLLVNLVEAGEVSGNLDTILLRMANHYEKENKVNNKVKGAMIYPIVLSVVAISVLIFILTYVMPTFMNLFNQTGTKLPWNTRFLMWLSNALSNHFILCAVVVLAAVLGIKYYCKTDNGTLFMSKLKLKLPIIKKLNQKIIVSRFTRTLSTLLASGITLVQALQIVSTVVGNKIAENSLLNIKEKVVRGEGLYSSIKAESIFPEMLSSMVKIGEETGSLDDILNKTADFYDEEVETTIQSTVALLEPILIVVMGLVIGFIILSIMLPMYDSYTQI
- the pilM gene encoding type IV pilus assembly protein PilM, with product MEKKNETQAKSILQMDVKDIVGKFSTIKKKKKKSSKPKFEMKKTVVAFDIGTSSIKIAVGSYYKNKLSIDKLFETATPDGSIEDGKITNSSALMAALNYTLMDNGIRVKDVICTTNSSSIINRELIIPKVEEDELATVVKYEIQQYLPINLNDYILQTSVLEEIEENNQKKLSVRAISYPERTANAYYELVNGLGLRPYALDVNYNSLNKLINNIGINQIFPYSEDGSLAFIDMGVKSIDINIYNRKGILDFTRIIRTGGADIDDALIQRKHSTRKTLEQDKKEKIHLNFTETDKFSDCVKDVADEWIEKIEKVIQFYKNKSFENEISNIILYGGSSNLNGLPKYMAEKLGIKTMKISTLPNVTIKPKDIDIAKYINVIGSIIRL
- a CDS encoding pilus assembly protein PilO, whose amino-acid sequence is MKISKKDKLLLYILAIVVVGFAYYEIIYKLQTKWVQELKSINATKEAEYDVAMQTIGSLQRKKSDMKILDAKIDDKTSRLYPKLVQEKIILDLDKLLKDSEIQSSINFNPIVVQGIDGVKIDSTQLGDSTFDPITKEYKSMTNSNKQNTSSQQNDNNSSNAQKTTETVQQFKVTLSFSSSYKDLKKFLDNVSNFQRRIVVNTLSLTQKSIDEVAGTMTLEFYSVPKIDDSDNNYLSWALSGVYGKDIPFNSDSTTSSMQAIASSDETNKNQNDFVISAKSNKSDLPAVMVGKSNDNSRLTYVYADSNNEELVEFTISQKDNKYYYKYRVGSNAYPADLNSLGQEFTPNSGNITIQVSSEKRVDLDDKSGAKIKLINNTDKLVNVEVSGDDSSSPRIKVAGEGNKINVNQK
- a CDS encoding type IV pilus modification PilV family protein produces the protein MSEKKKGFTLIELIISIALIGILLVPVSSMVLTTVRTNKRAEVKQKATLVGQKVLEQLRAVNIAKQGTSFNFTGITFDNNVANNVFVLNNVDSYKVTVTLNVKNTLESANTEEVKYDGKYSIGVRNEQPTIISQNSSNPADVKEVPDNKIIIKVQKSGNDRIVDINNGEINETVTTKDASGNPSSDPNDKKDLNLALNFSKYILTNQSQYAANPVYVNVYNQDDKYVNLCLQKTDNIIVNVNQYVNPINIYNNRPEDPNAAKIGDMYDIMVEVTKDNSSLFVGHAVKNIK
- a CDS encoding prepilin peptidase, whose amino-acid sequence is MEFFLIFVIGIVIGSFLNVCIYRIPNEESIAYPPSHCGNCNSQLKPLDLIPIFSYIFLRGRCRYCKLKISIQYPIIELLNGVVYVLLYLKLGLTIEFVKLCVLVSLLIVIGIIDYKTKFVYRNTVIFGMVMGVIFISISSIMYKQNFYNYLLGAIIGFGVIFLIVILTRGMGEGDIEIALICGLFLGVQNIIVTLFLAFVIGGIVGIIILLLKLKGKKEEIAFGPYLAIGALIAMLFGNKIINLYLNMF
- a CDS encoding prepilin-type N-terminal cleavage/methylation domain-containing protein: MKQLLKTKRKRKGFTLIELIIVIAIIAILVAVAIPKFSEIRKNANASADLATAKTIHSLIAAETTASSGAVADTASNVAVPDSILNKLDGAKKPKGGTAFTYTMSNGDIKIYIDNASVPVYPN
- the groL gene encoding chaperonin GroEL (60 kDa chaperone family; promotes refolding of misfolded polypeptides especially under stressful conditions; forms two stacked rings of heptamers to form a barrel-shaped 14mer; ends can be capped by GroES; misfolded proteins enter the barrel where they are refolded when GroES binds), with the protein product MAKQIMFGEEARRKMQAGVDKLADTVKVTLGPKGRNVVLDKKFGAPLITNDGVSIAREIELEDPFENMGAQLVKEVATKTNDVAGDGTTTATLLAQAIIREGLKNVTAGANPMLVRNGIRKAVDKAVEEIKKISKPVNGKEDIARVAAISAADEEIGKLIADAMEKVGNEGVITVEESRTMGTELDVVEGMQFDRGYLSPYMVTDTEKMEAAIDDAYILITDKKIGNIQEILPVLEQIVQAGKKLVIIAEDVEGEALATLVVNKLRGTFTCVAIKAPGFGDRRKEMLQDIAILTGGTVISEELGNDLKEATIDMLGRAESVKITKENTTIVNGKGDKNEIHNRVHQIKTQIEETTSEFDKEKLQERLAKLAGGVAVVKVGAATETELKERKLRIEDALAATKAAVEEGIVPGGGTAYVNVINEVAKLTSDVADEQVGINIIVRALEEPMRQIATNAGDEGSVIIEKVKNSEVGVGYDALHGEYINMIKAGIVDPTKVTRSALQNASSVASTFLTTESAVADIPEKNPQPMPGAPGMGMDGMY
- a CDS encoding GspE/PulE family protein, whose protein sequence is MANERKRLGDILVNDGKITNFQLRQALDWQKTSGGKLGEILVEQKIVTEDEIIDSVEKQTGIRKVDLNIINFDRKAMSLIQQNLCRKYMLIPFGFNNNKIKVAMSDPLNIFAIDDVAIATGFEIEIYISRKSDIKKFIEVYYTSEQVSEAAKLLSQESIEANSIKTNVEEIDEVKNAPVVKMVDYLFKNSVEMKASDIHIEPFEHEIKIRYRIDGRLQTINTLGIESLAPLVTRIKILAGLNIAEKRIPQDGRIITTVGSNDVDLRVSILPVVNGEKIVIRILNRSSYRVGKERLGMNQDNLEKLDRIIKQPHGIVLVTGPTGSGKSTTLYTILNELNSNDVNIITVEDPVEYTLNGINQVNVNVKAGLTFASGLRSILRQDPDIVMIGEIRDNETAEIAIKAAITGHLVLSTLHTNDAPSSIIRLIDMGIQPYLVSTSIVGVIAQRLVRRVCEKCKKPYLANEYEKRILGIEDEKVTLYKGQGCGYCNNTGYSGRIGVYEIMEITREHREAINSKNSLDELRDISIKHGMKTLGEECKQLVLDGVTTVEELATVTLLKEL